One window of the Reyranella humidisoli genome contains the following:
- a CDS encoding MBL fold metallo-hydrolase, with translation MTLRLSLVALCATAFALMAGPALARCSKNLVELGPTLQGRGVQMASLDGAQMAADAASRAIITFLGHSSFEIDTPQGVRAITDYNGLNGFGRKPDIVTMNNAHSTHYTDTPEEGITYVLRGWPSENGETEARHDVALKDLKVANLPTNARDWGGGSARINGNSIFTFTIGDLCIAHLGHLHHRLTKDHLDELGRIDVLMVPIDGAYTVGLPVMVEVVRQIQPRIVLPMHYWGRGQVARFEELMQDQDAVFIWPDRRTIEVAHDTLPEKLTVYVVGGNGGD, from the coding sequence ATGACCCTGCGCCTGTCCCTCGTCGCCCTGTGTGCCACCGCATTCGCCCTGATGGCGGGACCGGCCCTGGCGCGCTGCTCCAAGAACCTGGTCGAGCTCGGCCCCACCCTGCAGGGACGCGGCGTGCAGATGGCCTCGCTCGACGGGGCGCAGATGGCGGCGGACGCAGCGAGCCGCGCGATCATCACGTTCCTCGGTCATTCCAGCTTCGAGATCGATACGCCGCAGGGCGTGCGTGCCATCACCGACTACAACGGGCTGAACGGTTTCGGCCGCAAGCCCGACATCGTGACGATGAACAACGCGCATTCGACGCACTACACCGACACGCCCGAGGAGGGGATCACCTACGTGTTGCGTGGCTGGCCGAGCGAGAACGGCGAGACCGAGGCGCGTCACGACGTTGCGCTCAAGGATCTCAAGGTGGCGAACCTGCCGACCAATGCCCGCGACTGGGGCGGCGGCTCGGCGCGCATCAACGGCAACTCGATCTTCACCTTCACCATCGGCGATCTCTGCATCGCCCATCTCGGCCACCTGCATCACCGGCTCACCAAGGATCATCTCGACGAACTCGGCCGCATCGACGTGCTGATGGTGCCGATCGACGGTGCCTACACGGTCGGCCTGCCGGTGATGGTCGAGGTCGTCCGCCAGATCCAGCCGCGCATCGTGCTGCCGATGCACTATTGGGGACGCGGCCAGGTCGCACGTTTCGAAGAGCTGATGCAGGACCAGGACGCCGTCTTCATTTGGCCCGACCGTCGCACCATCGAGGTGGCGCACGACACGCTGCCCGAGAAGCTCACCGTCTACGTCGTCGGCGGGAATGGCGGGGACTGA
- a CDS encoding histone deacetylase family protein, with protein sequence MKIVYSEKHAQHDPQHFVVRGTKQRSAEQPERATRLLTAAMEAGHTILPPGSYGPAPAATVHTPDYLDFLQIAAREWAKLPGAGPEVVPNVHPARAHASYPKALAGRAGWHQVDTGCPIGPHTWEAALAGTEVAATVADMVLAGEKHAYALCRPPGHHAYADMAGGFCFLNNTAVAAQRLRSRHERVAILDVDVHHGNGTQGIFYERDDVLTVSIHADPDYYYPFFWGHAHERGTGKGEGFNLNLPLPLGSPDAPWLEAGDKALTRIKEFQPTALVVALGLDASESDPLQGLKVTGAGFHAMAEKIARMGLPTVLVQEGGYLGDDLGRNLVQFLAGFEKGREL encoded by the coding sequence TTGAAGATCGTCTATTCCGAGAAGCACGCCCAGCACGATCCGCAGCACTTCGTGGTGCGGGGCACTAAGCAGCGCAGCGCGGAGCAGCCCGAGCGCGCCACCCGCCTGCTGACGGCCGCCATGGAAGCGGGACACACGATCCTGCCTCCCGGCTCATACGGTCCGGCGCCGGCGGCAACCGTGCATACGCCGGACTATCTCGACTTCCTGCAGATCGCCGCCCGCGAATGGGCGAAGCTGCCGGGTGCGGGTCCGGAAGTGGTGCCCAACGTCCATCCGGCACGCGCCCATGCCTCCTACCCGAAAGCGCTCGCGGGCCGCGCCGGCTGGCATCAGGTCGACACAGGCTGCCCGATCGGGCCGCATACTTGGGAAGCGGCCCTCGCCGGTACCGAGGTCGCCGCGACCGTCGCCGACATGGTGCTGGCGGGCGAGAAGCACGCCTATGCGCTTTGCCGGCCGCCGGGGCACCATGCCTATGCCGACATGGCGGGCGGCTTCTGCTTCCTGAACAACACGGCGGTCGCGGCGCAACGCCTGCGCAGCCGGCACGAGCGCGTGGCGATCCTCGATGTCGACGTGCATCACGGCAACGGCACGCAGGGCATCTTCTACGAGCGCGACGACGTTCTCACCGTCTCGATCCACGCCGATCCCGACTATTACTATCCCTTCTTCTGGGGCCATGCGCACGAGCGCGGCACGGGCAAGGGAGAAGGCTTCAATCTCAACCTGCCCCTGCCGCTCGGTTCACCGGACGCGCCATGGCTCGAGGCCGGCGACAAGGCGCTGACGCGCATCAAGGAGTTCCAACCCACGGCACTGGTCGTGGCCCTGGGCCTCGACGCCAGCGAGAGCGATCCGCTACAGGGCCTGAAGGTCACGGGCGCAGGCTTCCACGCCATGGCGGAGAAGATCGCGCGCATGGGCCTGCCGACGGTGCTGGTCCAGGAAGGCGGCTATCTCGGCGACGATCTCGGCCGCAACCTCGTGCAATTCCTGGCAGGCTTCGAGAAGGGACGCGAACTCTAG
- a CDS encoding CaiB/BaiF CoA transferase family protein — protein MLPLSDTLVLDLTQVIAGPTAGQILGDMGADVIKVEPLNGEHFRPHFGGAWVPSMNRNKRGLAIDLRSEGGKDVLMRLVKKADVFMEAFTPGVIDKLGFGWDTVSKVNPQAIYASISGYGQTGPYSPRAGYDPCIQAEIGLMDATGPYQGEMCRVGTAPIDYSTGLACAGGIAFALLHRIKTGKGQRLDLSLFDVGMHMMSHWITNHGLTGENPERMGTSNTILCPLRVFPTKTQPVFVAGTNDAFWRLLCTGLGKQDWLADERFATNAGRVAHRGILETMIEEYFLQYTADELLERLIPAGMPCSAAYKVSDVMASDHARARGSVLEIDYPGIGPVKSAANPIKLSAAPVETRQKSPGIGEHTVEIMREVGYSDDEIAALKTAKAIATT, from the coding sequence CCTCACGCAGGTCATCGCCGGTCCCACCGCCGGCCAGATCCTGGGCGACATGGGCGCCGACGTGATCAAGGTCGAGCCGCTGAACGGCGAGCATTTCCGGCCGCATTTCGGCGGCGCCTGGGTGCCGTCGATGAACCGCAACAAGCGCGGCCTGGCGATCGACCTGCGCAGCGAGGGCGGCAAGGACGTGCTGATGCGCCTCGTCAAGAAGGCCGACGTCTTCATGGAAGCCTTCACACCGGGCGTGATCGACAAATTGGGCTTCGGCTGGGACACGGTGTCCAAGGTCAATCCGCAGGCCATCTACGCGTCGATCTCCGGCTACGGCCAGACCGGCCCCTACTCGCCGCGCGCCGGCTACGATCCCTGCATCCAGGCCGAGATCGGCCTGATGGACGCGACCGGCCCCTACCAGGGCGAGATGTGCCGTGTCGGCACGGCGCCGATCGACTATTCGACCGGCCTCGCCTGCGCCGGCGGCATCGCCTTCGCGCTGCTGCACCGGATCAAGACCGGCAAGGGCCAGCGTCTCGACCTCTCGCTGTTCGACGTCGGCATGCACATGATGAGCCACTGGATCACCAACCACGGGCTGACCGGCGAGAACCCGGAGCGCATGGGGACGTCGAACACGATCCTCTGCCCGCTGCGCGTTTTCCCGACGAAGACACAGCCGGTGTTCGTGGCCGGCACCAACGACGCCTTCTGGCGCCTGCTCTGCACGGGGCTGGGCAAGCAGGACTGGCTGGCCGACGAACGCTTCGCGACCAACGCCGGCCGAGTCGCCCATCGCGGCATCCTCGAAACGATGATCGAGGAGTATTTCCTGCAATACACCGCCGACGAGCTGCTCGAGCGTTTGATCCCCGCCGGCATGCCCTGCTCTGCCGCCTACAAGGTGAGCGACGTGATGGCGAGCGATCACGCCAGGGCGCGCGGCTCGGTGCTGGAGATCGACTATCCGGGCATCGGGCCGGTGAAGTCGGCCGCCAACCCGATCAAGCTCTCCGCCGCGCCGGTGGAGACGCGGCAGAAGTCGCCCGGAATCGGCGAGCACACGGTCGAGATCATGCGCGAGGTGGGCTATAGCGATGACGAGATCGCCGCTCTGAAGACGGCGAAGGCCATCGCCACGACCTGA